The segment TTCCAATGATTGAGCGGGCAGCCACATGAATGTATTGATTATTGAAGATGAAATGCATGCCGCCAGGCGATTGGAAAGCCTTATCCGCGAGGTTGTTCCGGATGTTGTCGTTTCAGGTACTGCCGATTCGGTTAAGCGCTCCGTAAAATGGTTGAACAACCATCCTGCCCCGGACCTGATCTTTATGGATATTCAACTGGGCGATGGATTGAGTTTTGAAATCTTTGAAATGATTGACATCCAATCGCCTGTGATTTTTACCACCGCTTACGATGAGTACGCACTTAAAGCTTTTAAGGTGAATAGTATTGATTATATCCTCAAACCAGTTGACAAAACCGGGCTTAAGGCCGCTTTAACGAAGTTTGACAGGCTCACACATAAGCAGCCTGGCACACCGCAAAAGATTACGGAGAGTATTGGTAAGGTAGTGGAACTGCTTTCGCGGAAATATAAAGAGCGGTTTGTGGTTAAGGTTGGGGAGCACTTACGCACCATCGAAGTAAAAGATGTTGATTACTTTTTTAGTGCCGATAAGGCAACCTTTTGCCATACGCAGGACGGCAGGAACCACATTATCGATTTCACCCTTGATCAGCTCGAAGGGATGGTTGACCCCACCAGGTTCTTTCGTATTAACCGCAAATATTTAGTGGGTGCAGGTGCGATCAGGGATATCGTAAACTATAGCAACAGCCGGCTAAAATTGGTTCTTCCCGGGGCAAAAGCTGAAGACTGCATCGTGGCAAGGGAGCGGGTACAGGAATTCAGGCAATGGCTCGACCGCTAAAGGCTAGGGTAGGATTATTGTTTGCTTAAAATCTTCTTCAGGTTGTCGATATCACTTTGTTTAATAGGCTTGGTGATATACTGGATCACATTTTTGTATTTAAATGCTTGGTCTTTATCGTGCTTGTTATTGGAACTGGTCAACACCACAATCCTTGATTTTTCCCGGATGCGGTCATCCATTTTTTCAAAACTTTCCAAAAAGCCGAAGCCATCAATGTTGGGCATGTTCAGGTCGAGGAAGATGACATCGGGTGGAGCCCCACTCGCCTCACTTGAAAGGGAGTCGATGGCCTCTTGTGCTGATTTATAGGCAATTAGGTTATTCGTAAAGCCAAATACCTCCAGGAAACGCCTCTGGATAAAAAGATCGATCTCGCTGTCGTCAATCAATACGGTTGTATCTACTATGCCGCTCACGATTTGTACGGATTAAAGCCGTTCATATAAACTTAATACAAAACCGGGATAATGCCGAAGAAATGCCCTTAAAATTGTTCTTTTTTAGGTTTTTATGGCACCGAAAAATGTGTTAAAATTGACCTTCTAAACTCAACCGAAACTATGAATTACAAAAACTCCCTGTATCTCTTTTTCTGTTTTGCCCTCATACTCGGGCTTAGTGCTTGCGGTTCTTCAGGGGACAAAAAGAATAATTCCGATGAATTTAAGGAAGCCGAAGAAGGCTTGCGGTCTTCCATCGAAGATGTTGTCTATAATATTCCGTCACCTACCGAAATCCCTTACCTGATCCAGCAAACAGGCGCTGAGTTTAACCAAGGTTTGTTAAACGCGCGCAGCAAAGTGGATCAGTATACTAACCGTTCGGATAAAGCATCCCTCAACCTGGGTGTCTACACAGCTGATATAGGCTACCTCACTTCGTATGACAAAACACAAGAAGCGATTGAATACCTGAATGCCTGTAAAACCCTGGCGGATTACCTGGGGGTTATCGGTACGTTTGATATTGAAATTCTGAAACGGTTCGAGGCCAACATTTCCAATAAGGATTCCCTGGCGAAACTGTTGGATGAATCCATTAAAGAAACAGAAAAATTCCTGCGTGATGATACGCGCAACAAGCAGGCCGCATTGGTGGTGGCCGGCAGTTTTGTAGAAGGCCTCCATATTTCAACCGGCCTGGTAAATACCTATCCAAAGGATTTATTGCCAACCGATACCCGCAACGTTATCCTTACCCCGGTAATCCAGGTTATCCTTAACCAAAAGAAATCTGTGTCTGAATTGCTTAAAATGCTTTCGGCCATTGAACAAACTGACCCCGTTAGCGGTATGGTACGTGACCTGAAAGAACTTGAAGATGCCTACAACTCTTTGGATATCGAAGAAAAAATAAGGAACAACCGTGCAGACATGGTCCTGAGTGATAAGAACCTTGAAACGATATCGGCTGTTGTGGCCAAAATGAGGAAGTCGATAGTTGAGTAAAAGAATTAACAGATAAAAAAGGACTGGGCATGACCAGTCCTTTTTTTTTGTATTTGCTACAGGTTCTTTACCTATCTTTAAATAACCTAATGTTAGCCACTCATGAGTGAAGTAATTCTGAAATCGCTGTTACGCCTTTTTGCCGTTGTTGCCCGTCAGGATGAAGTAACCCGACAGGAACGCGAACAAGTGCGGCAGTTTCTGCTGGAGCATCTGAATGAATCGAAAATAGATTTTTACCTCAGCCTGTTCGATGAGTACGTAAAAACAGTCGGCAACATTGAAGGAACTGATGAGGCCTATAACATTAAACGTATATGTGCTGAAATTAACCAGGGGTTAGCGCAAAAGCAGAAATACATAGTGGTACTTGAACTGGTTCGGTTAGTGTTGGCCGATGACACCATAACCCCGCGCGAAGATGAATTATTGAAAGTGATTTGTGAGGCCTTTAATGTTACTGTTGAAAACCTAAGTTCAATCAAAACTTTTTTGGCTGGCAAAGAAAGCAAACACCTGGATCATCCGGCATTACTGATTGTTGATGCGAATGATGATACAGCCTTTAAGCAAGCCTTGCACATTAAACGAAAAAACCTGAAGGGCTTTATTGAGTTTTTGTACTTGCGGCAGGCCGAACTTTACCTGGTAAAATACATCGGACAAACCGATGTTTATTTTAATGGTGTACCGTTCCGGTCGGCCGCTATTCAGGTTTTTGGTGTTGGCAGTACCCTGCGTTGGGATAAAGACGAACCCATTTATTATGGCGATATACTGGGCCGTTTTAAGCGGTTGAACGTAAGTGAACGCATTTCTTTTGAAGGGACTGATCTCCATTTC is part of the Cyclobacteriaceae bacterium genome and harbors:
- a CDS encoding response regulator transcription factor is translated as MNVLIIEDEMHAARRLESLIREVVPDVVVSGTADSVKRSVKWLNNHPAPDLIFMDIQLGDGLSFEIFEMIDIQSPVIFTTAYDEYALKAFKVNSIDYILKPVDKTGLKAALTKFDRLTHKQPGTPQKITESIGKVVELLSRKYKERFVVKVGEHLRTIEVKDVDYFFSADKATFCHTQDGRNHIIDFTLDQLEGMVDPTRFFRINRKYLVGAGAIRDIVNYSNSRLKLVLPGAKAEDCIVARERVQEFRQWLDR
- a CDS encoding response regulator, with amino-acid sequence MSGIVDTTVLIDDSEIDLFIQRRFLEVFGFTNNLIAYKSAQEAIDSLSSEASGAPPDVIFLDLNMPNIDGFGFLESFEKMDDRIREKSRIVVLTSSNNKHDKDQAFKYKNVIQYITKPIKQSDIDNLKKILSKQ